The Rhizobium leguminosarum genome includes a region encoding these proteins:
- a CDS encoding glycosyltransferase, with amino-acid sequence MNRSSVFAYITLVTNADYAMGATALAHSLRRTGTTADIVILHTGGVDKAILAPIEALDCRLIEVEHLPLSAAFNERHARGQLHSTAPFTKGRKPDFHSPLDNFCKLRLWQFVEYQRCVFIDADALVLKNVDRLFLYPEFSAAPNVYESLADFHRMNSGVFVATPSHDTFRHMLESLDRPNAFWRRTDQTFLETFFPDWHGLPVYFNMLQYVWFTMPELWDWKSISILHYQYEKPWEKDHPKAARLQPLIDLWHRFHDGGDVPEITALDNPEGAA; translated from the coding sequence ATGAACCGTTCGTCCGTCTTCGCCTACATCACACTCGTCACCAATGCCGATTACGCCATGGGCGCGACTGCGCTCGCCCATTCCCTGCGCCGAACCGGCACCACCGCCGACATCGTCATTCTCCACACCGGCGGTGTCGACAAAGCCATTCTCGCACCCATCGAAGCGCTCGACTGCCGCCTGATCGAAGTCGAGCACCTGCCGCTCTCTGCGGCCTTCAACGAACGCCACGCCCGCGGTCAGCTTCATTCGACAGCTCCTTTCACCAAGGGCCGCAAACCGGATTTCCATTCGCCGCTCGACAATTTCTGCAAGCTCAGGCTCTGGCAGTTCGTCGAATACCAGCGCTGCGTCTTCATCGACGCCGACGCCCTCGTGCTGAAGAACGTCGACAGGCTCTTCCTCTATCCGGAATTTTCCGCCGCCCCCAATGTCTACGAAAGCCTCGCCGACTTCCACCGCATGAATTCCGGAGTCTTCGTCGCCACGCCCTCGCATGACACGTTCCGGCACATGCTCGAAAGTCTCGACAGGCCGAACGCCTTCTGGCGACGTACCGATCAGACCTTTCTCGAGACGTTCTTCCCGGATTGGCACGGCTTGCCGGTTTATTTCAACATGCTGCAATATGTATGGTTCACCATGCCGGAGCTTTGGGACTGGAAGAGCATTTCGATCCTGCATTACCAGTATGAAAAACCGTGGGAAAAGGATCATCCCAAGGCAGCGCGACTACAACCTTTGATCGATCTGTGGCACCGTTTCCACGATGGCGGCGATGTGCCTGAGATCACGGCGCTGGACAATCCGGAAGGGGCAGCATGA
- a CDS encoding NAD-dependent epimerase/dehydratase family protein, with translation MKVLVSGGTGLVGRYVVEELLAAGYQVIVGGRRAPLPRLFSRPVEFAALSLDPDKDQIDVFDDAYFFVHAAFSHVPGKYRGGEGDDPKTFHRLNLDGTVRLFEAAKRAGTRRCVFLSSRAAYGEHPEATELTETMLAKPETLYGQIKLDAERALAHLSTPGFAGVSLRPTGVYGDLSPNKWDGLIADYLAGRPVTARLGTEVHGRDLGRAVRLMLETESTRISGEVFNVSDMSVDTRDILSPIRRETGCRHALPAPADSAALNPMSTAKIRALGWAPGGTPLFDETMQRLAVALPKSPRHRSTQV, from the coding sequence ATGAAGGTACTGGTATCGGGTGGAACGGGTCTCGTCGGCCGGTATGTCGTCGAGGAACTGCTGGCCGCTGGATATCAGGTGATCGTCGGCGGGCGCCGCGCGCCGCTGCCCCGCCTCTTCTCCCGCCCGGTCGAGTTCGCAGCGCTTTCGCTCGATCCCGACAAGGATCAGATCGACGTCTTCGACGACGCCTATTTCTTCGTCCACGCCGCCTTCAGCCATGTTCCGGGTAAATATCGCGGCGGCGAGGGCGACGACCCGAAGACCTTCCACAGGTTGAACCTCGACGGCACCGTCCGGCTTTTCGAAGCCGCCAAACGCGCCGGCACGCGCCGCTGCGTCTTCCTGTCCAGCCGCGCCGCCTACGGCGAACATCCCGAGGCAACCGAACTGACGGAGACGATGCTGGCCAAGCCCGAAACACTCTACGGCCAGATCAAGCTCGATGCCGAACGCGCGCTTGCCCACCTCTCCACGCCGGGTTTTGCCGGCGTAAGCCTGAGGCCGACCGGCGTCTATGGCGATCTCTCGCCGAACAAATGGGACGGCCTCATCGCCGATTACCTCGCCGGCCGGCCGGTTACTGCCCGCCTGGGAACGGAAGTTCACGGCCGCGACCTCGGTCGTGCGGTGAGACTGATGCTGGAGACGGAAAGCACCCGCATCTCCGGCGAGGTCTTCAACGTCTCGGACATGTCAGTCGACACGCGCGATATCCTTTCACCCATCCGCCGCGAGACGGGCTGTCGACACGCGCTGCCGGCCCCTGCCGATAGCGCCGCGCTCAATCCCATGAGCACTGCGAAAATCCGCGCGCTCGGCTGGGCGCCCGGCGGAACCCCTCTATTCGACGAGACGATGCAGCGGCTGGCCGTTGCGCTGCCTAAATCCCCAAGACACAGGTCCACGCAAGTCTGA